Proteins from a single region of Psilocybe cubensis strain MGC-MH-2018 chromosome 3, whole genome shotgun sequence:
- a CDS encoding putative guanine deaminase, translating into MESIKKSCIFYGAVINPKSLQSFSVSPQCLLAVDAIGNIDWIVDDVEPHTLQDVLASKGCIESEVIALREGEFIIPGFIDTHTHAPQVPNMGTGGQYELLDWLENVTFPTEAKFSDVNFARETYTSVVRRVIDSGTTTCCYYGSLHLEATKILADIVYAFGQRAFVGKCNMNRHCPGHYIEPSFEDSVADTQTLISYIRSLSPQQDNSSQEPLVQPILTPRFAISCTDDLLSSLGNLASSDPKLRIQTHISENKSEISFTRELFPSASSYAGVYDMFGLLRQNTILAHAVHLTEDEIDLIKSKDAGISHCPTSNFNLSSGIAPVGVYLDKGIKVGLGTDVSGGFNVSILNAIQNASVAAKVCSLQTGNSGSESSSMSAIYANKQLSIPSLFYLATIGGAAVCGLENQVGSFATGKSFDALIVNVRDEAGNPTIWGLDDTNFTNLSIEDKKKHLEGWLERFLFCGDDRNIERVYVQGTFVGGRTFRR; encoded by the exons ATGGAGTCGATAAAGAAGTCGTGTATCTTCTATGGCGCTGTCATCAACCCCAAATCCCTTCAATCCTTTTCTGTATCTCCTCAGTGTCTTCTCGCAGTTGATGCCATAGGCAACATAGACTGGATTGTCGATGATGTAGAACCACACACCCTCCAGGATGTCCTCGCTTCAAAAGGATGCATAGAATCTGAGGTTATAGCTTTAAGGGAGGGTGAGTTCATTATACCTGGCTTTATTGATACACATACA CATGCGCCGCAGGTGCCTAACATGGGCAC AGGTGGTCAATACGAACTCCTAGACTGGCTTGAGAATGTTACATTCCCTACAGAAGCAAAGTTTTCGGATGTCAATTTCGCTCGAGAAACATATACATCTGTAGTTCGCCGCGTTATCGACTCGGGA ACTACAACATGCTGCTACTACGGAAGTCTTCACCTTGAGGCCACAAAGATTCTGGCGGATATTGTGTATGCTTTCGGCCAGCGAGCCTTTGTTGGT AAATGCAACATGAACCGACATTGTCCTGGCCACTATATTGAACCTTCATTCGAAGATTCGGTGGCAGACACACAAACATTAATATCATACATCCGTTCCTTGTCGCCTCAGCAGGATAACTCTTCTCAAGAACCACTAGTGCAACCAATTCTTACACCTCGATTTGCCATTTCGTGTACAGACGATTTGCTATCATCACTAGGAAACCTGGCTTCATCCGACCCTAAGTTAAGGATTCAAACACATATATCGGAAAACAAGTCGGAAATATCATTTACCCGTGAGCTATTCCCCTCTGCCTCCAGTTACGCTGGTGTGTACGACATGTTTGGTTTGCTGCGTCAGAATACTATTTTGGCGCACGCGGTACACTTGACAGAGGACGAAATTGATCTTATCAAGTCCAAGGATGCAGGTATAAGTCATTGTCCCACAAGTAATTTCAACCTGAGCAGTGGCATCGCACCTGTAGGAGTCTATTTGGACAAAGGGATTAAG GTCGGTCTAGGAACCGATGTTTCTGGAGGCTTCAACGTATCCATTCTCAACGCCATACAAAACGCGAGTGTTGCGGCCAAGGTCTGTTCTCTTCAAACTGGGAACTCTGGATCAGAATCAAGTTCGATGTCTGCTATATATGCCAACAAACAATTGTCGATTCCCTCTTTATTCTATCTCGCCACCATAGGCGGAGCGGCTGTCTGCGGTTTGGAAAACCAAGTCGGGTCCTTTGCTACTGGGAAAAGTTTTGACGCACTGATAGTAAATGTCCGCGACGAAGCTGGCAACCCCACCATTTGGGGCTTGGACGACACGAATTTCACGAATCTTTCAATcgaagacaaaaaaaaacatttggaaggTTGGCTCGAACGATTCTTGTTTTGTGGTGATGATAGAAATATCGAAAGAGTGTACGTGCAGGGCACCTTCGTCGGCGGAAGGACGTTTCGAAGGTAG
- a CDS encoding Transforming growth factor beta-1-induced transcript 1 protein, translating into MIASLLSPSSSSPTSQQPARISQLLPTVKCSTCHKPVPLDELGDHTCTAPPPVPSLPKPAITPEAATALLPDRLQSRVAAGPASGPASSPRAPPQVQAPAQVPSSSSASRLRINVNARGPPSPTQPSFQPRSSPLARADSSTSNRSDARSPQPREPPYPSPSSSNSHSYSNSYAASSSSAASPLRTQPPPGSATIPNRMRTPSNAGSISKQSSPLTARPGNSFLDSPSTTPVQGGRPVSPNSNISATPRGPPSATIPFPTSNSFPSRTGSAPPLNINNTGPGPYPNGNYRPGPQISGPVGPPIARPSPPSHSISEPNFNNPNNNNLKPTAEGSGINRNNTLYRQNFVPPAERGIDTKSGGEAGMAGVGRRGFAAAARAAMFVSPHNPGGMQGAGPGMMMGPQPMQGRGMPPPGPPPGPGGYRPMPPPGMAPRLLDIDSIPRSSNATPPLSAGSGYSSHSPGPPMSPVSVGGGGGMPFPTNNINKSAPNPNQPPMSPLPPPPTSANGNTNLTRTATASSASSYTGTSVLSRSQSGASGMSFTKPLTLTKNKIKENELPPISPIDSESEYGGLAYADSTDDEGADEEHEGRKRMLSMSSAHSAGSGSVARNRFRESSPPPITTQPLPPLPAAGMAEMLRKMSTSSSASKSSAMQFGSVRTRSRSRSQDRGALGASGSSLNSRQPRPTHSRDTSASSSYSSVDGEGGENGLKQRVRERTGSTASAAIAQALGLSQTPPSEYARMGGPGVVATERSRSLKRDGILGGSIRRAAGGVEDSGNGSVKGERTERERKRDGSITSNADLQAQRERERLGSLESKDEEDRRGRMRNINVDIRAANAASENMNMNTGGAKTQRSNTVQGLQSPDGSQKPIKLPTRSMTSPQLDRDKLLGGSGGASGGGSRAGSDASAVTGTRKTTRRPKTCLKCAKTIDNGRWIAVDSGGVLCESCWKNMYLPKCRRCNLPIERQAVSSSDGQLKGKYHKECFNCHVCHKPFPNQTFYVYDGQPLCAYHYHEANDSLCAAARCGQPIEGPCAVSHTGDRYHPEHMTCEHPGREPCRVRLEEYWEVDGRMLCERHAAQAGRSGGASGSGSDGEDGRRDEDEEWERRRELRSKKRVTRFIDLAGADGLGADAGDSGLR; encoded by the exons ATGATAGCCTCCCTCCTCTCGCCCTCTAGCAGCAGCCCAACCAGCCAGCAGCCAGCTAGGATATCCCAGCTCCTCCCCACCGTCAAGTGTTCTACATGCCACAAGCCTGTTCCCCTCGATGAGCTCGGCGACCACACCTGCACAGCGCCCCCGCCAGTTCCATCTCTTCCAAAACCCGCCATCACTCCAGAGGCTGCCACCGCTCTTCTTCCAGACAGGCTCCAAAGTCGTGTCGCCGCTGGTCCAGCTAGCGGCCCAGCCAGCTCGCCACGAGCACCACCGCAAGTACAGGCGCCTGCTCAGGTCCCAAGTTCTAGCTCAGCCTCGAGGTTGAGAATCAATGTTAATGCTCGAGGTCCACCCTCGCCAACTCAGCCCTCCTTTCAACCTAGATCAAGCCCCCTTGCTCGCGCAGATTCGTCGACGTCAAACAGGAGCGATGCGCGATCCCCGCAGCCGCGTGAGCCGCCGTATCCCTcccccagcagcagcaattcACACTCGTACTCGAATTCGTATGCTGCATCCTCTTCGTCTGCTGCGTCACCTTTACGTACGCAGCCTCCGCCGGGGTCAGCGACTATCCCAAACCGCATGCGCACGCCGTCAAATGCAGGATCTATTTCAAAGCAGTCGTCGCCATTGACCGCGCGCCCCGGTAACTCCTTCCTTGATTCGCCATCTACGACCCCCGTCCAAGGCGGACGCCCCGTTTCTCCCAATTCTAATATCAGCGCCACCCCGCGCGGTCCGCCCAGTGCAACTATCCCCTTCCCGACCTCAAACTCATTCCCCAGTCGCACAGGCTCCGCACCACCTCTAAATATTAACAACACCGGTCCCGGACCCTACCCTAATGGAAACTACCGTCCGGGTCCACAAATTTCTGGGCCTGTGGGACCACCCATTGCTCGCCCGTCTCCTCCATCTCATTCCATTTCCGAGCCCAATTTTAACAATCCCAATAACAACAACCTCAAACCGACTGCGGAAGGCAGCGGTATAAACAGAAATAACACGTTGTATCGACAAAACTTTGTGCCCCCGGCAGAGCGAGGCATCGATACAAAATCAGGCGGCGAAGCGGGGATGGCTGGGGTGGGCAGGCGCGGGTTTGCGGCGGCGGCGAGGGCGGCGATGTTTGTAAGTCCGCATAATCCTGGTGGGATGCAGGGAGCTGGTCCTGGGATGATGATGGGACCGCAGCCGATGCAAGGACGTGGAATGCCGCCGCCAGGACCACCACCAGGACCAGGAGGGTATCGACCGATGCCACCGCCTGGTATGGCGCCTAGATTGCTGGATATAGATTCAATACCACGGT CTTCGAACGCAACGCCGCCTCTTTCAGCAGGCTCGGGTTACTCGTCTCACTCGCCTGGCCCACCCATGTCACCCGTCAGCGtaggcggcggtggcggcatGCCATTCCCCaccaacaacatcaacaaatCCGCGCCCAACCCCAACCAGCCGCCAATGTCTCCTCTGCCTCCACCCCCGACAAGCGCGAATGGAAACACAAACCTCACACGAACGGCTACggcctcctccgcctcgaGCTACACAGGCACCTCTGTCCTCTCACGATCGCAGAGCGGCGCGTCGGGAATGTCATTTACCAAACCGCTCACGCTGACGAAGAACAAAATTAAAGAGAACGAGCTTCCCCCGATCTCGCCAATCGACTCAGAGTCGGAGTACGGTGGACTCGCGTACGCAGATTCTACGGACGACGAGGGCGCAGATGAAGAGCACGAGGGCAGGAAACGCATGCTGTCGATGTCAAGCGCGCACAGCGCAGGCAGCGGAAGTGTCGCGCGGAACCGGTTCAGAGAGAGCTCGCCGCCGCCAATAACCACACAGCCGCTCCCGCCATTGCCAGCCGCAGGGATGGCGGAGATGCTGCGCAAGATGTCGACGAGCAGCAGCGCGAGCAAGTCGTCCGCTATGCAGTTTGGCTCGGTGCGCACGCGGAGTCGTAGTAGATCGCAGGACCGCGGCGCGTTGGGCGCGTCCGGCTCGTCTCTGAATAGCCGTCAGCCGCGTCCGACACACTCGCGCGACACGTCTGCGTCGTCTTCTTACTCGTCCGTGGATGGCGAGGGTGGAGAGAATGGGCTGAAGCAGCGTGTGCGCGAACGCACGGGATCGACGGCGTCTGCGGCGATCGCCCAGGCGCTGGGTCTCTCGCAGACCCCGCCGAGCGAGTATGCGCGTATGGGTGGGCCGGGTGTCGTTGCGACGGAGAGGAGCAGGAGTTTGAAGCGGGATGGTATCTTGGGTGGGAGCATCCGGCGCGCGGCGGGTGGTGTGGAAGACAGTGGAAATGGCAGTGTCAAGGGAGAGAGGACAGAGAGGGAACGCAAGCGCGATGGATCGATTACGAGCAATGCGGATTTGCAGGcgcagagggagagggaacgGTTAGGGTCGTTGGAGAgcaaggacgaggaggacaGGCGTGGGCGAATGCGGAACATTAACGTCGATATCCGCGCTGCGAACGCTGCCAGCGaaaatatgaatatgaatacaGGCGGGGCGAAGACGCAGCGGAGTAATACTGTGCAAGGGTTGCAGTCGCCTGACGGCTCGCAGAAGCCGATCAAGCTACCCACGCGCTCGATGACGAGCCCACAACTTGACCGTGATAAATTGTTGGGCGGTAGCGGTGGTGCTTCTGGTGGAGGTTCACGCGCGGGTTCGGATGCTAGTGCTGTTACTGGTACCAGGAAAACGACGAGGCGACCAAAGACGTGTTTGAAGTGTGCGAAGACGATTGACAATGGACGGTGGATTGCGGTGGATAGTGGGGGTGTGTTGTGTGAGAGCTGTtggaaaaatatgtatttgcccaag TGCCGACGGTGTAATTTGCCTATTGAGAGACAGGCGGTATCATCTTCGGATGGGCAGCTAAAGGGCAAATACCACAAAGAGTGCTTTAACTGCCATGTTTGCCAC AAACCCTTCCCAAACCAAACCTTTTACGTGTACGATGGCCAGCCGCTCTGTGCCTACCATTATCACGAGGCGAACGATTCGCTCTGTGCCGCGGCGCGCTGTGGGCAGCCCATCGAGGGCCCTTGTGCCGTATCACACACAGGTGATCGGTACCACCCCGAACATATGACCTGCGAGCACCCAGGGCGCGAGCCATGCAGGGTGCGGTTGGAGGAGTACTGGGAGGTTGACGGGCGCATGTTGTGCGAGCGGCATGCTGCTCAGGCAGGACGGAGTGGCGGGGCGAGTGGAAGTGGGAGCGATGGTGAGGATGGTAGGcgagatgaggatgaggaatgggagagaagaagagagctGAGGTCTAAGAAACGGGTGACGAGGTTCATCGATTTGGCGGGCGCGGATGGGTTGGGCGCTGATGCGGGTGACAGCGGGTTGAGGTGA
- a CDS encoding Proteasome subunit beta type-5 — MNTFVDKYSTTSAVSQLRRAQRLADEEDEFPDSTWGSGAGFGNIMKGAPTFTIPNIPDPTAFLRLHTDDHADPSCRIKIQHGTTTLAFRFQGGVIVAVDSRATAGSYIASGTVKKVIEINPYLLGTMAGGAADCQYWETYLGMHCRLHELRNRERISVSAASKYLSNLVYSYKGMGLSMGTMICGWDKTGPAVFYVDSDGTRLKGDLFSVGSGSTFAYGVLDQGYRWDLTDEEAQELGRRSIYAAGHRDAFSGNTCNLYHVKEDGWKFIGKFSISSQVLGFSFLLVVVGNYDVSTMHYDGPGDVPGAPGGGYGYDQRVAGRSSANPPQEAPAAA; from the exons ATGAACACTTTTGTAGACAAATATTCGACGACCAGCGCCGTGAGCCAGCTACGAAGGGCTCAACGTCTtgcagatgaagaagacgaatTCCCCGATTCCACTTGGGGCTCTGGTGCAGGCTTTGGAAACATTATGAAGGGAGCGCCCACATTCACAATCCCCAATATTCCAGAC CCCACAGCTTTCTTACGTCTCCACACCGATGACCACGCCGATCCTAGTTGCAGAATCAAGATTCAGCACGGAACTACAACGCTTGCTTTCCGATTCCAGGGAGGTGTGATCGTTGCCGTCGATTCTCGAGCTACAGCAGGAAGCTACATTG CATCCGGTACAGTGAAAAAGGTCATTGAGATCAACCCTTATCTGCTTGGAACCATGGccggtggtgctg CCGATTGTCAATATTGGGAAACATACCTCGGAATGCATTGCCGATTGCACGAACTTCGAAACCGTGAACGCATCTCTGTGTCTGCAGCCAGCAAATACCTGAGCAATCTCGTATACAGCTACAAGGGAATGGGTCTGAGCATG GGAACTATGATCTGCGGTTGGGACAAAACT GGTCCTGCAGTATTCTATGTAGACTCGGATGGAACCCGGCTTAAGGGTGATCTATTCTCTGTCGGATCCGGTAGCACATTCGCCTATGGTGTCCTGGATCAAGGTTACCGCTGGGATCTGACTGACGAAGAAGCACAAGAACTCGGACGACGAAGTATCTATGCTGCTGGTCACCGTGATGCTTTCTCAGGAAATACATGTAACCTCTACCACGTCAAAGAAGATGGATGGAAATTCATTGGCAAGTTTTCTATTTCGTCCCAAGTTCTTGGTTTCTCATTTCTTTTGGTCGTTGTAGGAAACTACGACGTGTCAACGATGCACTACGATGGCCCCGGGGACGTTCCCGGAGCGCCAGGTGGCGGCTACGGTTACGACCAGCGGGTGGCAGGCCGCAGCTCTGCGAACCCACCACAAGAAGCTCCTGCGGCTGCATGA
- a CDS encoding General amino acid permease AGP2 — MDDKDRTRDGDADSVKKMPLGAPDEIRNVDDDKASASFVFDKTRRTLKNRHIQLIGIGGTVGTALFVQIGSSLTKGGPAEMVTWMPISSPFVRYADRFVDPALGFCAGVNFFVFETALIPFEIVAFNVVLQFWTDKIPTASVICFLLVAYCLLNVFAVRFYGESEFWLALGKAILAVGVIIFTFVTMVGGNPLHDAYGFRYWNPAKVQGAPFAEYIQTGSLGQFMGFLACLIQASFTIAGPDYVSMAAGEAHDPRRNMPQAFSSVFYRLTAFFILGSLCVGTVVPYNDPDLLHAISNAHPGAGASPYVIAMQHLKIPVLPHIMNALILSAVFSAGNSYVFCASRTLFGLALEGKAPRFLTRCTGSGVPIYCVALTLGISLISLLQLSNNAAVVIQWFVNLVTASQLMNYAIISFTYIRFHKALKAQGISRDSLPHKSFWQPFCGQVSIYAHTYYAFVATFTMAFVGGYTVFLPGRWDVPSFLFSYTMIAVVPLLFIYWKVRHSTEWQPLETMTFFEKERMLVDQYEEELHS; from the exons ATGGATGACAAGGACAGAACCCGCGACGGGGATGCAGACTcggtgaagaagatgccGCTTGGCGCACCAGATGAAATACGCAACGTGGACGACGACAAGGCATCAGCATCGTTTGTGTTCGATAAGACACGGAGGACTCTCAAG AACCGACATATCCAGCTTATTGGAATTGGAG GCACCGTGGGCACTGCGCTATTCGTGCAGATTGGAAGCAGCCTGACAAAAGGGGGTCCAG CCGAAATGGTGACATGGATGCCCATATCTTCACCGTTT GTCCGCTACGCTGATAGATTCGTCGACCCCGCCCTCGGATTCTGCGCAGGGGTCAACTTCTTCGTATTCGAAACAGCACTGATACCCTTTGAAATCGTCGCCTTCAATGTTGTTCTGCAGTTCTGGACAGATAAGATACCCACAGCGTCTGTCATATGTTTTCTTTTGGTCGCTTACTG TTTGCTGAACGTTTTTGCCGTCCGCTTCTACGGTG AATCTGAATTTTGGCTAGCCCTTGGAAAGGCCATTCTAGCTGTTGGCGTTATCATCTTCACGTTTGTGACGATGGTGGGAGGTAATCCCTTGCACGATGCGTATGGATTCAGGTACTGGAATC CTGCGAAAGTCCAAGGAGCACCGTTTGCCGAGTACATCCAGACCGGCTCACTAGGCCAATTCATGGGGTTCCTTGCATGTCTGATCCAAGCCTCATTCACAATTGCTG GACCTGATTACGTCTCAATGGCCGCCGGAGAGGCTCATGACCCGCGGCGCAATATGCCACAGGCATTCAGCAGCGTCTTCTACCGCCTCACCGCGTTCTTCATTCTCGGCTCTCTGTGCGTCGGCACCGTCGTGCCTTACAACGACCCGGACCTGCTCCACGCCATATCGAACGCGCACCCCGGCGCAGGTGCGTCGCCCTACGTCATCGCGATGCAGCACCTCAAAATTCCGGTGCTACCGCATATCATGAACGCGCTTATATTGTCCGCTGTATTTTCAGCAGGAAATAGCTATGTGTTTTGTGCGTCGCGCACGCTGTTTGGGCTCGCGCTCGAAGGCAAGGCGCCGCGGTTTCTCACGCGGTGTACGGGTAGCGGTGTGCCGATCTATTGTGTCGCGCTTACGCTTGGGATTTCGTTGATTT CTCTGTTACAATTGTCGAATAACGCTGCGGTGGTCATTCAATG GTTTGTCAACTTGGTGACAGCTTCGCAGCTCATGAATTATGCTATCATTTCCTTCACCTACATTCGCTTCCATAAG GCACTCAAGGCTCAAGGAATATCTCGCGACAGTCTTCCTCACAAAAGCTTCTGGCAACCGTTTTGCGGGCAAGTTTCTATCTATGCACATAC ATATTACGCGTTCGTGGCTACCTTTACGATGGCATTCGTAGGCGGCTATACCGTCTTCCTGCCAGGGAGATGGGACGTCCCATCCTTCCTGTTCTCATACACCATGATCGCAGTCGtccctctcctcttcatttACTGGAAAGTTCGGCATTCCACAGAA TGGCAACCCCTAGAAACCATGACGTTctttgaaaaagaaaggatgtTGGTTGACCAGTACGAAGAAGAATTACATAGCTGA
- a CDS encoding Phosducin-like protein 2, whose translation MNADIEALILSGDFFNGGSRSSSPPRSPSPDHDSDHGWHDEELAAQEKGLDYDSDTARRDAAKRLDAQQQQQQESIGMGPGRTGVKGVIRDRDEAAEIQRDKRLRDAEELRAKMEATNLGGKTFLEEEREKAGRGEKADDLVMREFDRMRERRDVFGQKREAKFGHLREVGLKGFLSAVEQEDKGVWVVVHLYDSSLERCYLVDETLAKLARTYPDTKFLRARAATLGFASRNSSNKSKPLKSRLNSVREDDDDDPYAYDDKDYDEDDEDAYEEDEVDLDMLPTMLVYRNGELVHNWVRVDWEAGDAGLEEFLDKHHVLPASGGRKDNLGFPSDEEDFDLLWSDEDDDVVHTFKT comes from the exons ATG AACGCAGACATCGAAGCGCTTATCCTCTCCGGTGACTTCTTTAACGGCGGCTCGCGGTCAAGCTCGCCACCCCGCTCGCCCTCGCCCGACCACGACTCCGATCACGGATGGCACGACGAGGAGCTCGCCGCGCAGGAGAAGGGGCTCGACTACGACTCCGACACCGCGCGGCGCGACGCCGCCAAGCGGCTCGAcgcccagcagcagcagcaacaggaATCCATCGGCATGGGCCCCGGGCGCACAGGCGTCAAGGGCGTCATCCGCGATCGCGACGAGGCGGCTGAGATCCAGCGCGACAAGCGCCTGCGCGATGCCGAGGAGCTGCGCGCGAAGATGGAGGCGACGAATTTGGGCGGGAAGACGTTCCTTGAGGAGGAGCGCGAGAAGGCGGGGCGCGGGGAGAAGGCGGACGATTTAGTTATGAGGGAATTTGATAGGATGCGCGAGCGGCGGGATGTGTTTGGCCAGAAGCGGGAGGCAAAGTTTGGGCATCTTAGGGAGGTTGGGTTGAAGGGGTTTTTGAGCGCGGTTGAGCAAGAAGATAAGGGCGTTTGGGTCGTGGTGCATCTGTACGACTCG TCATTAGAAAGATGTTACCTTGTTGACGAAACGCTGGCCAAGCTAGCGCGGACATACCCTGATACCAAATTCCTCCGCGCGCGAGCCGCAACATTGGGTTTCGCCTCACGGAACTCCTCGAACAAATCCAAACCCCTTAAATCCCGCCTGAACTCTGTGcgtgaagacgacgacgacgatccGTATGCATACGACGATAAAGACtatgacgaagacgatgaagatgcatatgaggaagatgaagtcGATCTGGATATGCTACCTACGATGCTGGTGTACCGCAACGGCGAACTTGTGCATAACTGGGTACGGGTGGATTGGGAAGCAGGTGATGCTGGGCTGGAAGAGTTCCTCGACAA ACACCATGTTCTTCCTGCGTCCGGTGGGCGGAAGGATAACCTGGGCTTCCCCAGTGACGAGGAAGACTTTGATTTGCTGTGgagcgacgaggacgacgacgttGTGCATACCTTCAAGACTTGA
- a CDS encoding Phosphopantetheine adenylyltransferase, whose product MQPGREIVDSAILLATLPNLSTPFFLAPVIATAASHTKHRLIIVLFSRHFNVHYPGRKDKDYLTFSENQALSRTESWDPVQRILTFTYVQAAKIAQQMNKVLMDVDVLLRGLNQDFAPALPSLDICFRVSGDSIAVPLPPAIGLLRQLYIPPGDADPLSGAQTAVGTPSVTAHIPPLYPVTALGGTFDHLHSGHKILLSMAAYITSRKLIVGITEDALLQNKSNKHVLEPLSVRTERVRAFLHFFKPEIALDLVPIHDVYGPTGWDPDIQALVVSKETMSGGEAIAAHRKAHSLPALRTFLIDVISATNASLDHEDAEWLKMHKLSSTFIRQWIVDSALQKESADAQTEKDKVVDAENARGKVLEDARGIVDAENAKEQEKSRAESAQESTEEAKNLLAAQN is encoded by the exons ATGCAGCCAGGCAGAGAGATCGTCGACAGTGCGATTCTGCTCGCGACACTGCCTAATCTGAGCACGCCCTTCTTCCTCGCCCCCGTCATCGCCACAGCCGCCTCGCACACCAAGCACcgcctcatcatcgtcctcttctCCCGCCACTTCAATGTCCACTACCCCGGCAGGAAGGACAAGGACTATCTCACCTTTTCCGAGAACCAGGCTCTCTCCCGCACAGAGAGCTGGGACCCCGTCCAGCGCATCCTCACATTCACCTATGTCCAGGCCGCAAAGATCGCCCAGCAGATGAACAAGGTCCTCATGGACGTCGATGTCCTTCTCCGCGGTCTCAACCAGGACTTTGCCCCCgccctcccctccctcgaCATCTGCTTCCGCGTCTCCGGAG ACTCCATCGCCGTTCCCCTGCCCCCCGCCATCGGCCTCCTCCGCCAGCTCTACATCCCCCCCGGCGACGCTGACCCCCTCTCCGGCGCACAGACCGCCGTCGGCACGCCCTCCGTCACCGCCCACATCCCCCCGCTCTACCCCGTCACCGCCCTCGGCGGCACATTCGACCACCTCCACTCCGGCCACAAGATCCTCCTCTCCATGGCCGCCTACATCACCTCCCGCAAGCTCATCGTCGGCATCACCG AGGATGCTCTCCTCCAGAATAAATCAAACAAACACGTCCTAGAGCCCCTATCTGTCCGTACAGAGCGCGTCCGCGCCTTTCTCCACTTTTTCAAGCCAGAGATTGCTCTCGATCTAGTTCCCATTCACGACGTATACGGCCCTACCGGTTGGGACCCCGACATCCAAGCCCTCGTCGTCAGCAAGGAAACCATGTCCGGTGGTGAAGCCA TCGCAGCGCATAGAAAGGCCCACTCGCTCCCTGCACTGCGCACCTTCCTCATCGATGTCATATCCGCGACAAACGCGAGCCTCGACCACGAAGACGCCGAGTGGCTCAAGATGCACAAGCTCAGCTCGACTTTTATCCGCCAGTGGATCGTCGATTCTGCACTGCAGAAGGAGAGCGCCGACGCACAGACTGAGAAGGACAAGGTCGTCGATGCTGAGAATGCACGGGGCAAGGTGCTCGAGGACGCGCGGGGGATCGTCGACGCTGAGAACGCAAAGGAGCAGGAGAAGAGCAGAGCAGAGTCAGCTCAGGAATCCACCGAGGAAGCAAAGAACCTGCTCGCAGCGCAGAACtga